A DNA window from Micromonospora inyonensis contains the following coding sequences:
- a CDS encoding Rieske 2Fe-2S domain-containing protein — protein sequence MRVTGTGHASMRIDTVAGSILCDPWVNPAYFASWFPFPDNSQLDWETLGRVDYLYVSHLHRDHFDAAHLKRFVSKKATVLLPAFPTSEMEDELRELGFTSFLRTRNEEVHELDGGLKIMIQSLTSPTDGPIGDSSLWVEYDGVRLLNQNDARPTDLSTFAELGHVHAHMLQFSGAIWYPMVYELPQAAKTAFGKQKRDRQFDRTWRYIDDLKADHVFPIAGPPCFLDDELWQFNDIHGDEGNIFPDQSVFLSEYARVGGTNGVVLLPGSVAEITTDSCETTHPVPVDEFFANKVAHLEEMRERKRPVIEAEKASWRHPEIDVLKEMKRRVEPLLEESVYLAKGVGGPVRFDLVGTDSSGGETIESIVVDFPGKEVRPYADEKVRYRFRTERALVEHLLHIGEVDWVNSLFLSCRFSAARIGQYNEFVYAFFKCLSRERQQYAEGWYDEHERSSDAEDVTIGDWVVQRRCPHLKADLTRFGIVEGDQLTCQLHGWRFDLASGRCLTSVGHKIRAHRAETPAS from the coding sequence GTGCGAGTGACCGGTACGGGGCATGCCAGCATGCGAATCGACACGGTGGCGGGCAGCATCCTCTGCGACCCCTGGGTCAACCCGGCCTACTTCGCGTCGTGGTTCCCGTTCCCGGACAATTCCCAGCTCGACTGGGAGACGCTCGGCCGGGTCGACTACCTCTACGTCTCGCACCTGCACCGGGACCACTTCGACGCGGCGCACCTGAAGCGGTTCGTGTCCAAGAAGGCGACCGTGCTGCTGCCCGCCTTCCCCACCTCCGAGATGGAGGACGAGCTGCGCGAGCTGGGCTTCACCAGCTTCCTCCGGACCCGCAACGAGGAGGTGCACGAACTCGACGGCGGGCTGAAGATCATGATCCAGTCGCTGACCAGCCCGACCGACGGGCCGATCGGCGACTCCTCGCTCTGGGTGGAGTACGACGGCGTCCGCCTGCTCAACCAGAACGACGCCCGTCCCACCGACCTGAGCACCTTCGCCGAGCTGGGGCACGTGCACGCGCACATGCTCCAGTTCTCCGGCGCGATCTGGTACCCGATGGTCTACGAGCTGCCGCAGGCCGCCAAGACCGCCTTCGGCAAGCAGAAGCGGGACCGGCAGTTCGACCGCACCTGGCGCTACATCGACGACCTGAAGGCCGACCACGTCTTCCCGATCGCGGGTCCGCCCTGCTTCCTCGACGACGAGCTGTGGCAGTTCAACGACATCCACGGCGACGAGGGGAACATCTTCCCCGACCAGTCGGTCTTCCTCTCCGAGTACGCCAGGGTCGGCGGCACCAACGGCGTGGTGCTGCTGCCCGGCAGCGTCGCCGAGATCACCACGGACTCCTGCGAGACCACCCACCCGGTGCCGGTCGACGAGTTCTTCGCCAACAAGGTCGCCCACCTGGAGGAGATGCGGGAGCGCAAGCGTCCGGTCATCGAGGCGGAGAAGGCGTCCTGGCGGCACCCGGAAATCGACGTCCTGAAGGAGATGAAGCGCCGCGTCGAGCCGCTGCTGGAGGAGTCGGTCTACCTGGCCAAGGGGGTCGGCGGCCCGGTCCGCTTCGATCTGGTCGGCACTGACAGCTCAGGCGGGGAGACCATTGAATCGATCGTGGTGGACTTCCCGGGCAAGGAGGTGCGGCCGTACGCGGACGAGAAGGTCCGGTACCGCTTCCGCACCGAGCGCGCCCTGGTCGAGCACCTGTTGCACATCGGCGAGGTGGACTGGGTCAACTCGCTCTTCCTCTCCTGCCGCTTCTCGGCGGCCCGGATCGGCCAGTACAACGAGTTCGTCTACGCGTTCTTCAAGTGCCTCTCCCGGGAGCGCCAGCAGTACGCCGAAGGCTGGTACGACGAGCACGAGCGCAGCAGCGACGCCGAGGACGTCACCATCGGGGACTGGGTGGTGCAGCGGCGCTGCCCGCACCTGAAGGCGGACCTGACCCGGTTCGGCATCGTCGAGGGCGACCAGCTCACCTGCCAGCTGCACGGCTGGAGGTTCGACCTGGCCAGCGGGCGCTGCCTGACCAGCGTCGGCCACAAGATCCGCGCCCACCGCGCCGAGACCCCGGCCTCCTGA
- a CDS encoding DUF2631 domain-containing protein, with translation MAGSEPVTSPDQHEPGHRKAGQIGAVLTALALLAMLCGNHEGRVENIFLIAGAALLLLVVIGDVVLRRNGLRS, from the coding sequence GTGGCAGGAAGCGAGCCGGTAACGTCGCCAGACCAGCACGAGCCGGGGCACCGCAAGGCCGGTCAGATCGGCGCGGTCCTCACCGCGCTGGCGTTGCTGGCGATGCTCTGCGGCAACCACGAGGGCAGGGTCGAGAACATCTTCCTGATCGCGGGTGCGGCGCTGCTGCTGCTGGTCGTCATCGGCGACGTGGTGCTGCGCCGCAACGGCCTGCGGTCCTGA
- a CDS encoding DivIVA domain-containing protein gives MGPPDRMGPPEHRMGPPDRVGPPDRMGPPEHRMGPPDRMGPPDRMGPPDRMGPPDRMGPPDRMGPPMRDERGRPVPPPLPPRPMPAQANPADRYGRYDEPTGGFPGGFDAPREDYDAPRGHGGPPPGPGGPPPRGVPAGPGGYGPDDRFDGFEAGRRGRADMTAEIRMPDRELRGRGPAGPPVPGPPPGMPPALPAQPASGPPAGPPPMAGPPGSDLHRVDQIRRGFQVRRFGSGYDPDQVDRFFDSLLGGMSGRGPMPVNPKDLDSMRFPLVPGGYFEAEVDAALKDVQEILLGR, from the coding sequence ATGGGTCCGCCCGATCGCATGGGCCCACCGGAGCACCGGATGGGCCCGCCTGACCGCGTGGGCCCGCCTGACCGGATGGGCCCACCGGAGCACCGGATGGGTCCGCCTGACCGGATGGGCCCCCCAGACCGGATGGGTCCGCCGGACCGGATGGGTCCGCCGGACCGGATGGGTCCGCCGGACCGGATGGGCCCTCCGATGCGTGACGAGCGGGGCAGGCCCGTCCCGCCGCCGCTACCGCCTCGACCGATGCCCGCGCAGGCCAACCCCGCCGACCGGTACGGCCGGTACGACGAGCCGACCGGTGGCTTCCCGGGCGGGTTCGACGCGCCCCGGGAGGACTACGACGCGCCTCGCGGTCACGGCGGACCTCCGCCCGGGCCCGGCGGCCCGCCGCCCCGTGGTGTTCCCGCCGGTCCCGGCGGGTACGGGCCGGACGACCGGTTCGACGGGTTCGAGGCCGGACGGCGTGGTCGGGCGGACATGACGGCGGAGATCCGGATGCCCGACCGGGAGCTGCGCGGGCGTGGCCCGGCTGGTCCGCCGGTCCCCGGCCCGCCGCCCGGGATGCCCCCGGCGCTGCCCGCGCAGCCGGCCAGTGGCCCCCCGGCCGGTCCGCCGCCGATGGCCGGTCCACCCGGCAGTGACCTTCACCGCGTGGACCAGATCCGGCGTGGATTCCAGGTCCGGCGCTTCGGCAGCGGGTACGACCCGGATCAGGTGGACCGCTTCTTCGACAGCCTGCTCGGGGGTATGTCGGGGCGGGGTCCGATGCCGGTCAACCCGAAGGACCTCGACAGCATGCGCTTCCCGCTCGTCCCGGGCGGCTACTTCGAGGCGGAGGTCGACGCGGCACTGAAGGACGTACAGGAGATCCTGCTCGGCCGTTGA
- the rlmN gene encoding 23S rRNA (adenine(2503)-C(2))-methyltransferase RlmN, which translates to MTSLPMIPVDPDAAAARRASLPPRHLADLDLAGRQALLAEIGEPAFRARQISTHYFGRLVRDPALMTDLPAAARERLTGTLLPRLLNPVRELACDDGATRKALWRLHDGSLVESVLMGYQDRVTVCISSQAGCGMACPFCATGQAGLTRNLSTAEIVDQAVYLAGVAASGVVAGSPARLSHVVFMGMGEPLANYSRVVAAIRRLTAPAPEGLGLSQRHITVSTVGLVPAIRRLASEDLSVTLALSLHAPDDELRDELVPVNQRWKVAEVLDAAWDYAARTGRRVSIEYAMIRDVNDQPWRADLLGRLLAGRLAHVNLIPLNPTPGSRWDASPKPVEREFVRRLRAAGVSTTVRDTRGREIDGACGQLAAAEGEKDGATA; encoded by the coding sequence ATGACGAGCCTGCCCATGATCCCGGTCGATCCGGACGCCGCCGCTGCCCGACGGGCCTCTCTGCCCCCGCGCCACCTTGCCGACCTCGACCTCGCGGGTCGCCAGGCCCTCCTCGCCGAGATCGGGGAGCCGGCCTTCCGGGCGCGGCAGATCTCCACGCACTACTTCGGGCGACTGGTCCGGGACCCGGCACTGATGACCGACCTGCCCGCGGCGGCCCGTGAGCGGCTGACCGGCACCCTGCTGCCGAGACTGCTCAACCCGGTGCGCGAGCTGGCGTGCGACGACGGGGCCACCCGCAAGGCGCTCTGGCGGCTGCACGACGGCTCCCTGGTCGAGAGTGTTCTGATGGGCTACCAGGATCGGGTGACGGTCTGCATCTCCAGCCAGGCCGGCTGCGGCATGGCCTGCCCGTTCTGCGCGACCGGCCAGGCCGGGCTCACCCGTAACCTCTCCACTGCGGAGATCGTCGACCAGGCCGTCTACCTCGCCGGGGTGGCCGCCTCGGGTGTGGTCGCCGGCTCACCGGCCCGGCTGTCGCACGTGGTGTTCATGGGCATGGGCGAGCCGTTGGCGAACTACTCCCGGGTGGTCGCGGCGATCCGCCGGTTGACCGCACCGGCGCCGGAGGGCCTGGGCCTGTCGCAGCGGCACATCACCGTTTCCACGGTCGGCCTGGTGCCCGCCATCCGACGCCTGGCCAGCGAAGACCTCTCGGTGACCCTTGCGCTCTCCCTGCACGCCCCCGATGATGAGCTTCGGGACGAGCTTGTGCCGGTCAACCAGCGCTGGAAGGTCGCCGAGGTGCTGGACGCCGCATGGGACTACGCGGCCCGGACGGGGCGTCGGGTGTCGATCGAGTACGCGATGATCAGGGACGTCAACGACCAGCCCTGGCGGGCGGACCTGCTCGGCCGGTTGCTGGCCGGCAGGCTGGCGCACGTGAACCTCATCCCGCTCAATCCGACCCCCGGCAGCCGGTGGGACGCCAGTCCCAAACCGGTCGAGCGGGAGTTCGTCCGGAGGCTGCGTGCCGCCGGGGTCTCCACCACCGTGCGGGACACGCGTGGGCGGGAGATCGACGGCGCGTGTGGGCAGCTGGCCGCGGCCGAGGGGGAGAAGGACGGAGCGACGGCGTGA